In Terriglobia bacterium, the following are encoded in one genomic region:
- the hybB gene encoding Ni/Fe-hydrogenase cytochrome b subunit — translation MTKGLFGKLTFWKVLLGLILAAGAYAAVVRFVWGLGAATNLSDAFPWGLWIGFDMLVGVGLAAGGFVIAATVHVFRMEKYEEIARPTILTAFLGYLLVIVALLFDLGRPWNIWHPIIMWNPHSVMFEVGWCVMLYTTVLALEFSPLVFERFGWKVPLRIVRKIYVPLVILGVLLSTMHQSSLGTLYVIAADKLHGLWYTPFLPVFFFLSAVAGGLSMTIFESYMSYRAFGKRLEADLLQGLGRVAVVVLGVYAVWRTQDLYVRGNLGKAFDVTPESVMFWGEAGLGVILPMILFAIPRVRRNENGLFFAAVLTIMGFIVNRLNVAITGMAASSGVNYFPSILEICVTLSIVGAGFTLFAVAVKYLPIFPEAEEHASAWGAVPFVVRARPAFGKRVLAGLWVLLLAGFLAVGYSRNAMTPTVQVAGASAPPSVVRTAALRLPEDFVFPAGKESPGRVTFSHRRHVDASSPKCGACHNGPFRLTVRGRPVSGEFTRDRIHEGDLCASCHNGKAAFSVQDACSACHQ, via the coding sequence TTCGGCAAGCTGACGTTTTGGAAGGTGCTGCTGGGACTCATCCTGGCGGCCGGCGCGTACGCCGCGGTCGTCAGGTTCGTGTGGGGCCTCGGGGCTGCGACGAACCTCTCCGACGCGTTCCCCTGGGGGCTCTGGATCGGCTTCGACATGTTGGTCGGCGTCGGCCTGGCGGCCGGCGGGTTCGTGATCGCCGCGACGGTCCACGTCTTCAGGATGGAGAAGTACGAGGAGATCGCGCGGCCGACCATTCTCACCGCGTTCCTCGGCTACCTCCTGGTGATCGTGGCGCTGCTGTTCGACCTCGGGCGACCGTGGAACATCTGGCACCCCATCATCATGTGGAATCCCCACTCGGTGATGTTCGAGGTGGGCTGGTGCGTCATGCTGTACACCACGGTGCTCGCCCTCGAGTTCAGCCCGCTGGTGTTCGAGCGGTTCGGATGGAAGGTGCCGCTCCGGATCGTGCGGAAGATCTACGTCCCGCTGGTCATCCTCGGCGTGCTCCTCTCGACGATGCATCAGTCGTCCCTGGGAACCCTCTACGTCATCGCGGCCGACAAGCTCCACGGCCTGTGGTACACGCCTTTCCTCCCGGTGTTCTTCTTCCTCTCGGCGGTGGCCGGCGGCCTGTCCATGACGATTTTCGAGTCGTACATGAGCTACCGGGCGTTCGGCAAGCGGCTCGAAGCGGACCTCCTCCAGGGGCTCGGGCGCGTCGCCGTGGTCGTTCTGGGCGTGTACGCGGTCTGGAGGACGCAGGACCTGTACGTGCGGGGGAACCTGGGCAAGGCCTTCGACGTGACCCCGGAGAGCGTGATGTTCTGGGGGGAAGCCGGCCTCGGCGTGATCCTCCCGATGATCCTGTTCGCGATTCCGAGAGTGCGCCGGAACGAGAACGGCCTGTTCTTCGCCGCGGTCCTGACCATCATGGGGTTCATCGTGAACCGCCTGAACGTCGCGATCACCGGCATGGCGGCCTCTTCCGGCGTGAACTACTTCCCCTCGATTCTCGAGATCTGCGTGACCCTCTCCATCGTGGGCGCGGGGTTCACCCTGTTCGCCGTCGCGGTCAAGTACCTCCCGATCTTCCCCGAGGCGGAGGAACACGCCAGCGCCTGGGGCGCGGTGCCGTTCGTCGTGAGGGCCCGGCCGGCGTTCGGCAAGCGGGTGCTCGCCGGTCTCTGGGTCCTGTTGCTCGCCGGCTTCCTCGCCGTGGGTTACAGCCGCAACGCGATGACCCCGACCGTTCAGGTCGCGGGCGCCTCGGCGCCACCCTCGGTCGTCCGGACCGCCGCGCTCCGGCTGCCGGAGGACTTCGTCTTCCCGGCGGGGAAGGAGAGCCCCGGCAGGGTCACGTTCAGCCACCGGCGGCACGTGGACGCGTCGAGCCCCAAGTGCGGCGCTTGTCACAACGGACCGTTCCGCCTCACGGTTCGCGGGAGGCCGGTGTCCGGCGAGTTCACTCGGGACAGGATTCACGAAGGCGATCTCTGCGCGTCCTGCCACAACGGCAAGGCCGCGTTCTCGGTCCAGGACGCTTGCTCCGCCTGTCACCAGTAG